The Vigna unguiculata cultivar IT97K-499-35 chromosome 1, ASM411807v1, whole genome shotgun sequence nucleotide sequence ATATTAACAACACTATAATTGCGACAAATTAATTACTGATTAATGACAAtaaaattatgacaaattaGTTATGGATTCGCGACAACAAAATTGCTATAATTAGTTACAAATTTATGATAGTAAAGATGTGAAAAAATAGCTTCGGATTAACTAAACCAAAGTTACAACAAATTAGCTACATAATAGTGGAAGTCAAGTTGCGACAAATTAGTTACGGATTACTGagaaaaaattatgacaaattaGTTATGAACGAGagaaaagttatgaaaaattagTTAcgaattaataagaaaaaaattgcaacaaattagCTACGaattaattaacaattttaaaatgttatcacTTCACTTTAACAAGGGATTAAAGACAAATTAACTacaaatagtaaaatattatatccttATTTAATTAGCTACCtagatttgatttaattaaggAATATTCtttaacaatttcataattaatttataaccaAAAATTATCAACGAGAAATTAGCTATGATTAACTAAGAAATTTTTCGTAACtaatgtgaaattttttttagtgttaaatcttaaatattttcctcaaaataatacaaaaatgcatgataataaataagaaatctaaaaattgtgaaaaataaataattaccaCCCTTATCAAGATTGAACTGACGcacaaatgatattaaaatataatattgacaaaaaaataaaatacaaaaaatgattttaattttctcttataaaattatttttcaaattatttatttgcatTTACGTTGACACCAAACAAAGGAGATACACACTGGTTGCAATAATATATTGTTAATGTTGCTAGAGTTTAAATCaagaaggttttttttttttcttttaaaaagatatatgttATAATAGGTTAACTATCTAACTATGATCAAAATAAggattattttgttatttgtattaataaaaaaactggAAAAGTCCTATTTGACTACgaatattatttaatacaatGTTAAAATGAAAATCATCCAACCTACTAAATTATACACatgtttttctgtttttctttgttcttcaaataaattattcagtttttattttaatataaattcagTAATAAATGactatttattaaacaaatctTTCATTTCAACAGGCTAcaaaaaagattcaaaagtCCTCAAATTATATGTATGTTTTGGTCAAGAAAAAAATGTCTCTTATagcatataatttttaatcctaaaacaaaaatgaatgcATTTTTGAAGTTTTTCTCCTTCATGAGTAAGCTTAGCATAAAATATGGAACACATTTATGAGTAAGAATAATTGATGcaaaaatagtttaatattattattattaaaaggtgaataaataatattgcaaaataaaaaaattgaaaggaaTACGTGTTGAGCTCAAAAAACATGCTGTCCTAACACAAGTCCACATGTGCGACACCTGTTCTATACGTGTCGAGTAATGtaattttttggaaaaaatatttgtatctaTTGCAGCATTtgaaatttatctttttcattaattattcatTGCCTTGTTTTGTGGGGTACCCTGAGCTGGGGTGGACCATATAGACGAAGATTTATCCATTAAGTTGCAGGGTAGTGTGCCTTGTATGAAGCTATTTGCTAGTTTCAGTGTTTGtttctaaataaatttgaaCACACTTTCTCCATCTATAAGAGTGGTGCACAAAACTGAGAGCATAGATCTAAAACTTTTGACACAAAAGGAACCTTCAATAGTTTATATCAGTCTCAAATTGGAATTTCAATTTCCAGGTATCTATGTTCCTTCCCTTTATATGAAATCTTGCAAGATTATTTGTTGTTTTCCATCACATCAAagtatcttcttcttcttcttctttttcatgaTTCACCTTAGATTGTTATGGTTTatgttttttcatctttttgtttttttctgtaATATCTCTGTCTGTATCAATTCTTTTACCTCCATTTTCACCGAGGAGGGAAAATGTTTCAGACATTGAACCTTGTTCTTAGTATCCTACTGCATAACAAGTGTTTTgatccaaatttttttattttttatcaaggCAAAGGAAATGAAGCTTAGAAGCCTaaacaacaatttaattttgagagaaaaaaatgctTCTTTgaaccaaacacaaacacaaacccAACTCTTTATTTTGACAATATATTGTAAGGTATATGAGGTCTTGAGGGTGAAGTTTTCATGGCTACAGTGAGCTGTGTATAGCTAATAAAAGCAAActtattataattgtttgatttttgcATAGAGATATTTGTGatgtaattttcaatttttttgtttttttttttttttgtgttggtACAGATAAAATTTTGTGAGTGAATTTAAGTGGAATCAGAATTGGTGTTTATCATCTAGTTTtggataatattaaataatggaAGTATGTGAAAAGCATCTTGTTCGATTAAAAGGTGATAAAAATGAACTGATTCTACCATGGTCCCCACTTGAAGtaatttatttctattaattGAACATATTAGTTCTAAGTATTAAAAGTATTTATCTTCTTTGGTTAAGAATATTAATCCATTGAATTTTAGAAATTGTACATTCTAATTAAATGTCCAAAACTATATGAAGGAATGTTAGCTAGCTGGTATGAATTTCCTTGATCtatatatttcaattcaaattataatgcatttcaattttcaattcagATTACAtgttgagaaaataaattaaatgttatataaagtatacattaaaaacttattttaaactttgtaaacttttaaaatCTTAGCATTTTttgactaataaaaaaattctaattaagTGGTGGTTAAATAAAGTGAGGGTTAACATATCATGCACATGTTGTGTGAATTGTAATATTGATACAAGTTTTTGAAGACATGATTAGATTGGTTTGATTCCAGGtcttttatgtgtttttatatatataaataaaatgaaaaatatataaataatggtATTATAGTGCCATATATGTTTCACATCTACTAATTGATAACTTAAAATATCAACaagaaaaaatcatttactaatttaaaataataatattttaatcatatttattctattttattttattttaaaataggtaGTAAAATGACTGTAATTTTTGAAGGTTGTGTAAGTGTTATTTCTCTTACAACATAGACAGCATCATTgtttattgtattatattttctcaaatcTTACTTACATTTTTGTCTTGTCTGTTACTCCCTTTGTTCTGATCTTGTCTCTTGAAAGAAGAAGGAAAGAAGATGGTGGTTGAAGAGGGTGAGATGAATTCCCAAGGTGAGGTGGAATCAAGATTCCAGCAAGATGCCAACAAGAACCACCACCATTCTCAGTTCCCACCATCATCCATTGGAACACAACCATCCATATATTCTCTTACACTCGACGAGTTCCAGCACAGTCTATGCGAGACCGGCAAAAACTTCGGTTCCATGAACATGGACGAGTTTATCAGCAGCATCTGGAACGCAGAAGAGAATCAAGCCATAATAACCTCTTCCAACGTCCCTCTCTCCCAACCCTTCACCGACAAAGAACCGACAACTCTAAGGAAACAACCAAGCCTACCTCGCCAACCCTCACTCTCTCTCCCTGCACCTCTATGCAGGAAAACCGTGGATGAAGTTTGGTCCCAGATTCAGAAAGAACAAGACGACACCAACAACAACGGCAATGTTCTGAATAATACCGAGTCTGCCCCTCGCCAGCCCACTTTCGGTGAGATGACCCTGGAGGATTTTTTGGTCAAGGCTGGGGTGGTTCGGGAACAACCATGTGCACCACCACAGTTGTCTCATCACTCTCACCACCTCCATCACCAGCAGCAGCCGCAGCCTCCGCCGCAGCCGCAGCCGCCGCCGCAGCATTACGCGAGTAACAACGGTGCAATGCCGGGAATGGGTTCTTCTTTCGTTGGTAGGAATGTTATTGGTGCAGTGAGTAACGTGGTTGCACCGGGTTACCAAGTGGGGGAGGCTTCTGGTGGGTATGCCGGAAACGGTAAGAGGGACGGTGGTGGGGGTTTCATCAGCAAGGTGTGTGCTTTGGAGGGAGTGGGTTTGGGATGGGCCCCACGATGGGAATGGGTGGGCCTGTGAGCCCTGCTAATTCTTCTGATGGGATAGGGAATGATTGTGGACAGTTTGGGCTTGAGATGGGTGGTTTGAGAGGTAGAAAGAGGATAGGGGATGGGCCTGTGGAAAAGGTGGTGGAGAGGAGGCAGAGGAGGATGATCAAGAATAGAGAGTCTGCTGCAAGATCTAGAGCCAGAAAACAGGTGCATGTCTCGTTTTCTCATTTCAATGCAGTGTCTATGAATGTCTCGTTTTATCATTTGAGGAAGAGAATTGTATTAAGCTTCATTTGCAGAAacttataatgttttttacttgGCAGGCATACACGGTTGAATTGGAAGCGGAACTAAACCAACTAAAAGAAGAGAACGCCCAACTGAGACAGGCGTTGGTACTGCCAAATTACGTTAGATTATGCAGaatgttgaaaattttcatcccTAGTTGTGATGAGGTATTGGTAATTCAATTATACTGATAAGGATCTTACTTGCATATTTTTCAGGCTGAgcttgagagaagaagaaagcaaCAGGTAATCACTAACTAATGCTGATCTGATTAACTTCTAGGTAGTAAAACCACATCTAAATTAGCATTTTTGTGATTATTTGCAGCAGTTTTTGGAAGAATTAAACAGGATTAGCGTTCAAAACAACGCTGAGAAAGTAAAAGACAAACTGAGAACTTTGAGAAGGAACAACAGTTATTCTTAGTGAAGAAACTGCATGGTAACCAGTGAAGTTTTGTATGCACCAGAGTTTCTTGTGACTAGTATGGCTAAATGAAAACGGAAGTCAGTGACAAGAAACTAAAGAACTACTGAAGTTATAGGCGGTTGAAGAAGCAGAGAAACAAAAGGGCGAGGAAGCTGCAAGAGTCCTCAAATTAAGATCAAAGAAGAATGGGATGACTCTTCTTATCAAATCATCACTAGTTAATTTCTCAGACGTgcaatatatatagtttttgtaATATTGATGTCATTTTCATCGTTGACTTGTGTGTGTACGTTCTCGTTTACGCCTATCACACCCTTGCTTTTTagtttactttatatatatatatatatatatatatatatatatatatatatatatatatatatatatatatatatatatatatattcagaataaaaagtatatcggcaatcaataaaaatttattgttcatcatatgaattttatgataattattataaaatttaacatcTTATCATGCCATTTATGATTGGATAACTTCTGCTCTATTGTCTTCTTTATATACCTTTCTTACGATGAATAGTACTTCGACGAGTTTTTGCGTTTCATGGATATTTTGCACATTTCAGACTTCTTTGACACattatttttcactttctcATTACAAAAAACATGTCAAATACCTTGATAGTTcacaaaaacacatttattcCGATCACTCAGTGtgtaaataaacttagttttaatGTTATGTACACAGGAAGAGATCTTCATGCTTTAGACTAATgattcattttaatttgtttaatagaAGCTATAGATGCGGACTACTATGAGTAATTTGCCAACTTCCATTTTTAGGAAACAAGAACGCGGAGTACCATTCAGAAGAAACAACAAACATTTACAATGCAGTAATGTTCAAGTGCataaaaacaaccacaaacaCACTCCGTCTTCTACTTTTACaaacaaaaatgtaataaaCAGTAGAAAGAAGGGGTTGTGATGGAAACCGAAATTCACTCATATACACAGAATCTATATCTATATAACTTTACAATTGAAGAATTCTTGTGATTCAAGACAGAAGAAATGGACAAAAGAAACTCATGGGGCATGCTTCTATCTTCTTTTATTTGGACGGATTACACGAGTGCAACAGAACCCACTACTCATATTCAAACTCAAATTTTACATGCCCGTATTTTCTTCCTAGTTGAAGAATGAATTCAGAGAATCTGGCAAGAATTTGGCACTCTTCATGTGTTTTGACATCTGAAACATAACCATGTACGaccaattttttcaaattgGGACATCCTTCCAAAAGTCCAGCTACCCAAACCGAGAAAAGATCACTTATTACAGTCCATCCAAGTTCTAACACCACCACATTCATCAAACAAGACAAACCCTGCAAGCCATAATGAAGCACTCCGTCTCTTAAATCATAACTTAACGACATATGCGTCAATAGAGGAAAGCAAACAGAAATTGTCTCTATATCGACAACCTCATCCtcatcatcaaaaacaacacCCCACAGCCGAAGCTTATATAACTTCGATGCTTTTGAGATCATGTGATAAAATTTTGGCCACATGATTGTGAAGTTACAGACATCTATAATCTCAAGGTTCTCCGTACTATCCGCAATATCGAGATGGATAACACTCACGTCATCAATTTTCAACGCTTTCAGTGTCCCCTTTCCAACCAGCTCAAAAACCTCAAAGGTACATTCTTTCAAATGAAGTTTCTCGAGCAAATCCACCTCCAATATAAACTTATCCGAGCTAAACAATTCAAGGTGGAAATCCTTCAAAGAGACACTGTTAAGATCCACAGAAGCATGAGAATCTGATGTTGCAATCTCTGGACTAACCATGGCCAATGTTTCAAGCTTTGGACAAGACGACATCAGAAGACTCAAATCCAACGCCGAGATGCTAACAAAACTCAACGAAAGCGACTTCAAGCAAGGAAACTTCAAATAACCTGGCTCAACACCAATGATGGAATTGCGAGCCAATGCCAGCACCTCCAGCCTATGTCTACTGCATTTCTCGATGATGTTGAAACTAGGGGTAGTCCTTACATTGTAATGCAATTGGCGCAAGGAATCCCTAGTATACATAAGCCAAGCAATGACGGGGGCGGCAGAGAACTCACGCTCATCATCCATGAAAATGGTCAAAAACTGCAGTGCCTTGGTTTGAAAAATGGTCTGAGTGATGAGTATTTCCAACCTAGAAGAGGTATAGTCATGATATGGAGGCCAATcactaaaattgaaagaaagacTGTGGAGGTGACTGCGCCATGCTTCCTTCCATTTCTTGCAAGTTGCAGAAGCAACCACTACATCCCGGGCAGAGCCGAGAAGAGACAATATGTTACCGATCACCTCCACGGGAAGGTGGTCCATAGTAGTACAATTAAACAAACTATCGGAATTAACAAATACTGAACCACACCCTCAATTTCAAAAGAATCCAATCCAAGTTATCAGAGCCTGTGCAGTATATGAAGGTTCCACAAATTAAACTCAAATAAGCAAtaccaacaacaataataacagtAATTCCTCGATAAACACAAATCAGAGACAAAGGGGATCCTATACAGTGAGTGATGGGAGTGATTAAGATCAGAAAATAGAGTTAGGAAGTTTGCATTGAATTAAATGGACAAATAGGAGAAACACATAGTTAAAGATAAGGGATTCAACGAACAACGAAGAGACTCACTTGGAGAACGAAAGGATCGTGTTCTTAGCGCAGAGAATTTGGAAATCCAAGAATTATAACATCCAAATTTAGCCGAAATTAGAGAGAGAGAGGACCTACCTCTCTCACTAGACGAAGGAAATTCTTTGGGCAAAACGGGAGAGAGTCTTCAAAATCGTGTGCAGGGTCCTTCGCACGTGTTATCAACTTACCCTTCGTGCGTGTTAACAACTTAACTTATGCTTTGCACACACTTTTACATTACACATTgagtttgttttaattttaagtaaattatgtactttaattaaacttaattagtAGTGGttagtgattattttattacacGTTCGCCCACTCTAGAAAAAACAACTCATTAAGAATTTCCctgtctttttttcttttactttcatGATGACACCGACACGTCACGTGTATCATTCATCAATAATGTGCAAGTGTTGAGTGAAGAGTAAGGAATAGTGTAAATGTGGGTTAagcttattttaattgttatttaatacAGTTAAGTTGGACGGGATTAAGTTAACATTAGTAATTTAAtctatctcaataaattataattgagttAAATTGGATAAGGTTAGAGTAATTGAAAATAtgtaataacatttttattttttaggttaaatatttcttttctttcaaatatgtaattgaaaaattagaattacttttctttcaaaattttgttccaatttagtttttaactttGGAAATGCAtagatttaattcttttaactaaattttattaagtttatttgacattttaaaatatttcatgataatatttgagacGGTACAGTCCAAACTCACGAACGACTATCGAGTCGGTCTGGCCTAGGCCCACAATCGAGATAGATCAGCCACGACTGAGACTGACCAACCTAGACCCATGATCGAGTACAACCAAACCTACAAAACTTATCTAAACCGAAAAGTTAAtcgtatatataaaaaatatcaatatatttctcatgtttaaaaagaaaattcatggACTGACCCAcgtgaaaaaattaaactaaatttttattataaaaaatgttatataaaaaaaggtGATTAATCTTCATTTTCATGCAAATAAATATGTTTCACAATATCAAATAAAGTCTTTTCTTcgatatttaatattaaataatctaagTGCTGTATTAAATGATACATAATTTAAGTTTGGTACACATATTACATCAACTAGATTTGCATAAAATAGAGACGGAATAAAAGCTAAGTATGTTTATGTAACACTTGATAACATAATTCTTAACTACtattcatataatatttaaataaagtttttttttatagtgtCCATTTTTCTTTGCTAAATAATCATATCTcaatatacaataaatacatGTTACAAAATAATGAACTAATATCTTATTGACTAAATAGATGAGTTAAAATATCCTAAATTCATGTCATTCAGCTAATTATTGGTGAATCTTAAAATGTTTACATATAATCCTTAgtcattttctttaaattattttactctaaccatttttatttgtccagccaaaaatatattaaaaaaaattgtcaacacCGAGTAAAAAACACATAAGAATCTTGTCCTAGAAACATTTATGAttaacaattttcaattcatGAGGCATCTCATGCCATTATATTTATAGGCAGGTCAAATGTGAAATacatacataataaaaatgtgaaaggATCATCCTCACGAATACTTTAAAAATACTGTTTAAGGTACGagtattaaattttgtaaaagtttataaataattaaaacattaaataaattatgaccaaataactattaatgtatttttattttatttagaagacaaaaatacccctttatactaatttatttactatacacaaaaaattaaataataacataattatatttttatgttgttaaaaattaaaatataattaaacataatttttttaaaaaattaatggaaaataaaatattatttttctaataaaaaaattaatataatattgtttatatttttaaaaacaaataatatttatttttgttattttttaatatttaacttttaataatattaaaatataattattttattatttttcaatttttcaatttttttatcaaataaattatcaattacaaATGTACAacactaataaatatttttattctctaaataaataaaaatacattaataattaataaagttaagatttatttaatattttaattatctataaatttttaaaattcaatgtTCATAATATCCGCATCCTTAAAACACCTATCAGCATATTCAAGAACTTAATGGAGTTTCTTTCCTTACGTCCCAGCGTGTGTAGCTTAAGGCTATGTCATTCAATCAGAAATGATAACTGGTAATAATTCAGGTGAAAGGTATCTAAGCTGACCAAAGAATTCTAAGAAAAGTTTCTTCAGTTGTGAATACgttgaatgatattttaaacttaaattatttcCAAGATATTGTTAACCTACAAACTACAATTTTCATGATTTAAAGAATTTTACATGATGAATAAGAATCATACGAATAAATGATATTACAATACAAATGGTTGAAATAAGCCTTATTAGCATCAGCTCCAGAGAACTCATATACAGAGACCACGTCAGTACTCAGTATCCTTTTGTTCTGAACACCTAAAGCTCTGGTTTTCCGCGTTCAAACAGGCAGAATTGTA carries:
- the LOC114177787 gene encoding LOW QUALITY PROTEIN: protein ABSCISIC ACID-INSENSITIVE 5-like (The sequence of the model RefSeq protein was modified relative to this genomic sequence to represent the inferred CDS: deleted 2 bases in 1 codon); protein product: MVVEEGEMNSQGEVESRFQQDANKNHHHSQFPPSSIGTQPSIYSLTLDEFQHSLCETGKNFGSMNMDEFISSIWNAEENQAIITSSNVPLSQPFTDKEPTTLRKQPSLPRQPSLSLPAPLCRKTVDEVWSQIQKEQDDTNNNGNVLNNTESAPRQPTFGEMTLEDFLVKAGVVREQPCAPPQLSHHSHHLHHQQQPQPPPQPQPPPQHYASNNGAMPGMGSSFVGRNVIGAVSNVVAPGYQVGEASGGYAGNGKRRWWGFHQQGVCFGGSGFGMGPTMGMGGPVSPANSSDGIGNDCGQFGLEMGGLRGRKRIGDGPVEKVVERRQRRMIKNRESAARSRARKQAYTVELEAELNQLKEENAQLRQALAELERRRKQQQFLEELNRISVQNNAEKVKDKLRTLRRNNSYS
- the LOC114164606 gene encoding F-box/LRR-repeat protein At1g67190-like yields the protein MDHLPVEVIGNILSLLGSARDVVVASATCKKWKEAWRSHLHSLSFNFSDWPPYHDYTSSRLEILITQTIFQTKALQFLTIFMDDEREFSAAPVIAWLMYTRDSLRQLHYNVRTTPSFNIIEKCSRHRLEVLALARNSIIGVEPGYLKFPCLKSLSLSFVSISALDLSLLMSSCPKLETLAMVSPEIATSDSHASVDLNSVSLKDFHLELFSSDKFILEVDLLEKLHLKECTFEVFELVGKGTLKALKIDDVSVIHLDIADSTENLEIIDVCNFTIMWPKFYHMISKASKLYKLRLWGVVFDDEDEVVDIETISVCFPLLTHMSLSYDLRDGVLHYGLQGLSCLMNVVVLELGWTVISDLFSVWVAGLLEGCPNLKKLVVHGYVSDVKTHEECQILARFSEFILQLGRKYGHVKFEFEYE